Proteins encoded by one window of Paenibacillus sp. DCT19:
- a CDS encoding sugar ABC transporter permease, giving the protein MRTLKRTWPFHVMLLPAIIFLIIFSYVPMGGIVMAFQNYKPWLGISGSDWVGLDNFRYLFEREDSLQVIWNTLIIAVLKLIFNLCVPFVFAILLNEVRKMAIQRTIQTLVYLPHFLSWVILGGILLDLLSTGGLVNRVLGSFGLGPYFFLGDNSLFRPTIILTDVWKEFGYNMIVFLAALAGINPALYEAAEIDGANRWKQTLHITVPSLVPMLMVVGTLALGNVLNAGFDQIFNLYNPLVYQTGDIIDTFVYRSALENGEMGFATAIGLFKSVISMVLILVSYSLAKKYAGYRIF; this is encoded by the coding sequence ATGAGAACTTTGAAACGTACTTGGCCATTCCACGTAATGCTGCTGCCAGCCATCATCTTTCTGATCATCTTCAGTTATGTGCCTATGGGCGGGATCGTTATGGCATTTCAGAACTATAAGCCATGGCTTGGAATTAGCGGCTCCGACTGGGTCGGATTGGACAACTTTAGATACTTGTTTGAACGTGAGGACAGCTTGCAGGTTATCTGGAATACATTAATCATCGCTGTGCTCAAATTGATCTTTAACTTATGTGTGCCGTTTGTATTTGCAATTCTGTTGAATGAAGTTCGTAAGATGGCCATTCAGCGAACCATTCAAACTTTGGTATATCTGCCTCACTTCTTGTCTTGGGTTATCCTGGGTGGGATTTTGCTAGACTTGTTGTCAACTGGAGGATTGGTTAACCGAGTATTGGGAAGCTTCGGACTCGGACCATACTTCTTCCTAGGAGATAACAGCTTGTTCCGACCAACGATCATTCTAACGGATGTGTGGAAGGAATTCGGTTATAACATGATTGTCTTCCTGGCTGCACTTGCTGGTATCAACCCGGCGCTATATGAAGCAGCTGAGATCGACGGAGCGAATCGTTGGAAGCAAACCCTTCATATCACCGTTCCGTCTCTCGTACCGATGCTGATGGTTGTTGGAACACTGGCACTGGGAAATGTATTGAATGCCGGTTTCGACCAGATTTTCAACTTGTACAACCCGCTCGTGTATCAAACAGGAGACATCATCGATACATTCGTATATCGCTCGGCACTGGAAAATGGAGAGATGGGCTTCGCTACTGCGATTGGATTGTTTAAATCCGTCATCAGTATGGTGCTAATCCTCGTATCGTACAGCTTAGCCAAGAAGTATGCCGGATACCGCATATTCTAA
- a CDS encoding carbohydrate ABC transporter permease: MYHKTRSYRVFNVINICFLLLVAIMCIVPMIHVLAVSFSNKAAADANLVSLWPVGFSLEAYKKTMNNPIFLNSLWISLLRTVIGTAITLLITFLAAYPLSKENSEFKGRTIYSWIFVFSMIFNGGLVPFYMVIQKIGLMDSFWVLVLPGAVNTFLVILMLNFFRGIPKELEEAALMDGANHFRTLFSIFLPISMPSIATIALFSMVFHWNSWFDGLLYMNNAKDYPLATFMQTVIIKRDMSTMAMNPKELETISQTTVRAAQIFIGSAPILIVYPFLQRFFVKGMTLGSVKG; encoded by the coding sequence ATGTATCATAAAACGAGATCATATCGTGTGTTTAACGTTATCAATATTTGCTTTCTACTATTAGTTGCCATCATGTGTATCGTCCCGATGATTCACGTACTGGCAGTCTCCTTTAGTAATAAAGCTGCTGCAGATGCTAACCTGGTCAGTCTCTGGCCAGTAGGCTTCTCCCTTGAAGCTTACAAAAAGACCATGAATAATCCCATTTTCTTGAACTCTCTCTGGATCTCACTGCTCCGTACAGTGATTGGTACTGCAATTACTTTGCTGATTACATTCTTGGCAGCCTATCCGTTGTCTAAAGAAAACAGTGAGTTCAAAGGTAGAACAATCTACTCCTGGATTTTTGTATTTAGTATGATTTTCAACGGTGGACTCGTTCCATTCTACATGGTTATCCAAAAGATTGGATTGATGGATTCCTTCTGGGTACTGGTGCTCCCGGGTGCAGTAAACACATTCCTTGTCATCCTGATGCTGAACTTCTTCCGTGGAATTCCGAAAGAGCTGGAGGAAGCAGCTTTGATGGACGGAGCCAATCATTTTAGAACATTGTTCAGTATCTTCCTACCGATCTCTATGCCGTCGATTGCAACCATTGCCTTGTTCAGTATGGTGTTTCACTGGAATTCCTGGTTTGACGGATTGTTGTACATGAACAATGCCAAGGATTATCCGCTGGCGACTTTCATGCAGACTGTTATTATCAAGCGTGATATGAGTACGATGGCTATGAATCCGAAAGAACTTGAAACGATCTCTCAGACAACGGTAAGAGCAGCACAGATTTTCATTGGTAGCGCACCGATTCTGATTGTGTATCCTTTCCTGCAACGCTTCTTCGTTAAAGGTATGACACTGGGCTCAGTTAAAGGCTGA
- a CDS encoding arabinogalactan endo-1,4-beta-galactosidase — protein MNNRYNGPFILGMDVSFMDEIEQHGGSFSDVDGKEQDLLSILKHNDTNAIRLRIWNDPVGGFCNLERTVAVAKRIKAHGLQFLLDFHYSDRWADPANQWKPKAWEELSYEELQRAVCNYTAEVLRTLKEHDALPDMVQVGNEITPGMLWDEGRVGGEEHDTDEQWERFAGLVKYGIAAVKSIDSDINIMIHIDRGGDNAESVKFYDRFEALGVEFDTIGLSYYPWWHGTLDALKENMHDLAKRYGKEIVVVETAYPWTLEELEGHEWIMRQEDMLLPEYPATVEGQRRYLRDMLQIIREVPGGLGVGFYYWEPAWIPSKPEWSVGHANNWANLAMFDYKGRKLESFAALTDGQDTLITK, from the coding sequence GTGAATAACCGATATAACGGACCATTCATTCTTGGAATGGATGTGTCATTTATGGATGAGATCGAACAGCATGGAGGCAGTTTTAGTGATGTAGATGGTAAGGAACAAGATCTGCTTTCTATTTTAAAACATAACGATACCAACGCCATTCGATTGCGGATCTGGAATGATCCGGTTGGCGGTTTCTGTAACCTGGAGCGTACAGTGGCTGTAGCCAAACGAATTAAGGCTCATGGTCTGCAATTTTTGCTTGATTTCCATTATTCAGATCGTTGGGCTGACCCAGCTAACCAGTGGAAACCGAAAGCATGGGAAGAACTGTCTTATGAAGAGCTTCAACGTGCGGTGTGCAACTATACGGCAGAGGTATTACGAACGCTGAAGGAGCACGATGCCTTGCCGGATATGGTGCAGGTAGGTAACGAGATCACGCCTGGTATGCTATGGGATGAGGGTCGTGTAGGTGGAGAGGAACATGATACCGATGAACAATGGGAACGCTTTGCAGGGCTTGTGAAGTATGGTATCGCTGCCGTGAAATCGATCGATTCGGATATCAATATTATGATCCACATTGATCGTGGCGGAGATAATGCAGAGAGCGTCAAGTTCTATGATCGCTTTGAAGCGCTTGGTGTAGAGTTTGATACGATCGGTCTCTCTTATTACCCTTGGTGGCATGGCACACTTGATGCATTGAAGGAGAATATGCATGATCTGGCGAAACGTTATGGTAAAGAAATTGTCGTTGTAGAAACCGCTTACCCATGGACGTTAGAAGAGCTTGAAGGTCATGAGTGGATTATGAGACAGGAAGATATGCTGTTGCCTGAGTATCCAGCGACCGTTGAGGGTCAACGTCGTTATCTTAGAGATATGTTACAGATCATTCGTGAAGTACCGGGTGGCTTAGGTGTCGGATTCTACTATTGGGAGCCGGCATGGATTCCAAGTAAACCCGAATGGTCAGTTGGACATGCGAATAACTGGGCGAACTTGGCGATGTTTGACTACAAAGGACGTAAGTTGGAATCGTTTGCAGCATTAACGGACGGTCAAGATACGTTAATAACTAAATAG
- a CDS encoding beta-galactosidase, translating to MTYKFPPVSSKAPHMLHGADYNPEQWLRYPEVLEEDIRLMKLAKCNVMSIGIFSWVSLEPEEGVYTFEWLDQVLDRFAANGIYAFLATPSGARPAWMSAKYPEVLRVSENRVRNLHGFRHNHCYTSPVYREKVTAINSKLAERYSDHPAVIGWHISNEFGGDCHCDYCQAAFREWVQNKYTTLDELNHAWWTTFWSHTITDWSQVESPAPHGETQVHAMNLDWRRFVTDQTANFIVHETKPLKAKNPDLPVTTNLMEFYGGLNYWKFADILDFLSWDSYPTWHDAEDDGKQASRIAMMHDIVRSIKGGQPFLLMESTPSSTNWQEVSKLKRPGMHLLSSLQAVAHGSDSVQYFQWRKSRGSSEKLHGAVVDHVGTEHTRVFQDVTDVGTALEGMEAIVGTAVPAEVAIIFDWENRWAVNDSQGPRNIGVKYEQTVEAHYEAFWKKGVAVDVIDMDADLSKYKLLVAPMLYLMREGVGERIEKFVENGGTFVATYWSGIVNENDLCFLGGFPGPLRKTLGIWSEEIDGLHDRELNGIIPEKGNELKLNTEYDAIELCDLIHLEGAESLATYRSDFYAGRPALTVNRLGSGKAYYMAARLKAPFYDDFYGSLINDLNIERGLQTELPAGTTAHTRTDGTADYVFVQNYTSETKQVELDDQSYTDLLRGEAVPAQITLQPYDIRVLRRAVERK from the coding sequence ATGACATACAAATTTCCACCAGTAAGCTCGAAAGCACCACATATGCTACACGGAGCAGACTACAATCCGGAGCAATGGCTTCGTTACCCTGAGGTTCTTGAAGAGGATATTCGCTTAATGAAGCTTGCCAAATGTAACGTGATGTCCATCGGTATTTTCTCTTGGGTATCCCTTGAACCAGAAGAGGGTGTATACACGTTCGAATGGCTTGATCAAGTATTGGATCGTTTTGCGGCAAACGGCATCTATGCTTTTCTAGCAACGCCAAGCGGAGCGAGACCAGCTTGGATGTCTGCCAAGTATCCAGAGGTGCTACGTGTGTCTGAGAACCGTGTACGTAATTTGCATGGTTTCCGTCACAATCATTGTTATACATCACCGGTATATCGTGAAAAGGTGACTGCAATCAATTCCAAATTGGCTGAGCGTTATTCGGATCATCCGGCAGTGATTGGTTGGCATATTTCCAATGAATTCGGTGGAGATTGCCACTGTGATTACTGTCAAGCAGCGTTCCGTGAATGGGTTCAGAACAAATATACAACGCTCGATGAGCTTAATCATGCGTGGTGGACCACATTCTGGAGTCACACGATTACAGATTGGAGTCAAGTTGAGTCGCCTGCTCCGCATGGTGAGACACAGGTGCACGCAATGAATCTGGACTGGCGCCGTTTTGTAACGGACCAGACGGCTAACTTTATCGTTCATGAAACTAAACCTCTAAAAGCTAAAAATCCAGATTTACCAGTCACCACGAACCTGATGGAGTTTTATGGTGGGCTGAACTACTGGAAATTTGCCGATATTCTGGACTTCCTCTCATGGGATAGTTATCCGACATGGCATGATGCGGAAGATGATGGGAAACAAGCATCCAGAATCGCAATGATGCACGACATCGTTCGTTCCATTAAGGGTGGACAACCTTTCTTGCTGATGGAAAGCACTCCTAGCTCAACGAACTGGCAAGAAGTGAGCAAGCTGAAACGTCCAGGCATGCACCTTTTATCCTCATTACAGGCTGTAGCACACGGATCTGACAGCGTGCAGTACTTCCAGTGGAGAAAGAGCCGTGGTTCGAGTGAGAAGCTACATGGTGCGGTGGTAGATCATGTTGGAACAGAGCATACACGCGTATTCCAAGATGTAACTGACGTAGGTACGGCACTTGAAGGCATGGAGGCGATTGTTGGAACAGCAGTTCCAGCAGAAGTAGCCATTATCTTCGATTGGGAAAATCGCTGGGCGGTTAACGATTCACAGGGACCGCGCAATATCGGTGTGAAGTACGAGCAGACAGTGGAAGCGCACTATGAAGCGTTTTGGAAAAAGGGAGTTGCTGTAGACGTAATTGATATGGATGCAGACCTTTCCAAATACAAATTGCTTGTTGCACCAATGCTTTATTTGATGAGAGAAGGTGTTGGAGAGCGCATCGAGAAATTTGTTGAGAATGGCGGAACCTTTGTGGCAACGTATTGGTCCGGCATTGTAAACGAAAATGATCTGTGCTTCTTGGGTGGATTCCCAGGTCCGCTTCGCAAAACGCTGGGAATCTGGTCAGAAGAAATTGATGGACTACATGATCGTGAGCTTAACGGAATCATTCCAGAGAAGGGTAATGAGCTTAAGCTGAATACAGAGTATGATGCGATTGAGCTGTGTGACCTTATTCATCTGGAGGGTGCAGAGTCTCTGGCGACGTATCGTTCTGACTTCTACGCAGGACGTCCTGCATTGACCGTTAATCGTCTGGGGTCAGGTAAGGCATATTATATGGCGGCACGTCTGAAAGCACCATTTTATGATGACTTCTACGGTAGCTTGATCAATGATCTGAACATCGAACGTGGATTGCAGACAGAGCTTCCAGCAGGAACCACTGCTCATACTCGAACAGATGGAACAGCAGATTATGTGTTTGTGCAAAATTATACATCGGAAACGAAGCAAGTGGAGCTGGACGATCAGTCCTATACGGATCTGCTTCGTGGAGAAGCGGTTCCAGCGCAGATCACACTGCAACCGTATGATATCCGTGTGTTGCGCAGAGCTGTAGAGCGTAAATAA
- a CDS encoding NAD-dependent malic enzyme, with amino-acid sequence MNQRNLDGNSIIIRLEMTTKDIKFGEVASAISEAGGDIIAIDVISTNQDVSVRDLTVAVTDSQDNSKIIDAVRELKGVSIVNVSDRTFLLHLGGKIEVTPKTPIHNREDLSRVYTPDVARVCSAIADEPGKAFSLTIKRNTVAVVSDGSAVLGLGNIGPRAAMPVMEGKAMLFKQFAGVDAFPICLDTQDTEEIIRTVKAISPAFGGINLEDISSPRCFEIERRLNEELDIPVFHDDQHGTAVVLYAGLINALKLVGKSITDVKIVVCGIGAAGVACSNILLSAGANRLIGVDREGALVRTQTYESEVWSDYAARTNPELETGSLRDVIRDADVFIGLSRGNLLSREDVQSMAADPIVFAMANPVPEIMPAEVEDIVAVMATGRSDYPNQINNVLCFPGMFRAVLDCRATEINEEMKLAAAKAIAAAISDEERSRYYIIPSVFNDKVVKAMRNRVVEAAVRTGVARRVPREQARESEEL; translated from the coding sequence ATGAATCAAAGGAATCTAGATGGCAACAGCATTATTATTCGGCTGGAAATGACAACGAAAGATATCAAGTTTGGCGAAGTGGCATCGGCCATCTCGGAAGCTGGCGGAGACATCATTGCCATTGACGTGATTTCAACGAACCAGGATGTTAGTGTGCGTGACTTAACTGTTGCAGTAACCGATTCGCAGGATAACAGCAAAATTATAGACGCGGTGCGCGAGCTAAAAGGCGTATCCATCGTTAACGTATCGGATCGAACGTTCCTCTTACATCTGGGAGGTAAGATTGAGGTAACTCCCAAAACACCGATTCATAACCGGGAGGATCTGTCCCGTGTGTATACACCTGATGTGGCTCGTGTGTGCTCAGCCATTGCGGATGAGCCCGGCAAAGCCTTTTCACTCACAATTAAGCGTAATACTGTAGCAGTTGTATCGGATGGAAGTGCCGTTCTGGGTCTGGGTAATATCGGCCCGCGTGCCGCAATGCCTGTAATGGAAGGTAAGGCGATGTTATTCAAGCAGTTCGCTGGTGTGGATGCTTTTCCAATATGCTTGGATACGCAGGATACCGAGGAAATCATTCGAACTGTGAAAGCGATATCACCTGCATTCGGTGGTATTAATCTAGAGGATATTTCCTCACCTCGTTGCTTCGAAATTGAACGCCGCTTGAACGAGGAGTTAGATATTCCTGTTTTTCATGATGACCAGCATGGTACGGCGGTTGTGTTATATGCCGGATTAATCAATGCCCTGAAGTTGGTTGGAAAGTCAATTACCGATGTGAAAATCGTCGTGTGTGGTATTGGTGCGGCGGGCGTGGCATGTAGCAATATATTGTTGTCTGCAGGAGCCAATCGATTAATTGGCGTAGATCGTGAAGGTGCCCTTGTGCGCACCCAGACCTATGAGAGCGAAGTCTGGAGCGACTACGCTGCTCGAACGAATCCTGAGCTTGAGACAGGCTCCTTGCGTGACGTTATCCGTGATGCAGACGTGTTTATTGGTCTCTCGCGAGGCAATCTGCTGTCCAGGGAAGATGTACAATCGATGGCGGCAGATCCAATCGTGTTTGCGATGGCAAATCCTGTTCCAGAGATTATGCCTGCTGAGGTGGAGGATATTGTAGCCGTGATGGCGACAGGGCGTTCGGATTACCCGAATCAGATCAATAACGTGCTCTGCTTCCCTGGTATGTTCAGAGCTGTGCTGGATTGCCGTGCGACAGAGATCAATGAGGAAATGAAACTAGCCGCTGCAAAAGCCATTGCTGCTGCCATCTCGGATGAAGAGCGATCGCGCTATTACATTATCCCAAGTGTGTTTAACGACAAAGTCGTCAAGGCGATGCGTAATCGTGTGGTCGAGGCGGCGGTAAGAACAGGTGTGGCTCGCCGTGTACCACGGGAACAAGCGCGTGAAAGCGAGGAATTGTAG
- a CDS encoding HD domain-containing protein, producing the protein MGEHTSERSTTSLQESGANQQIDGMRVGEGILQAARTFVQADSAAHADGHDWSHIERVTALAVEIAHRMGADPFIVELAALLHDVPDEKLNESLEAGMAKLHSWLDTQPLEASKRETVVNIISTISYAGGQRPEVSSLEAQVVQDADRLDALGAIGIARAFSFGGSRGREMYNPAISPREQMTREEYRNGRSTTINHFYEKLFKLKDLMNTSYGKELAEERHAYMVQFVQQFKREWEGTDKDNV; encoded by the coding sequence ATGGGAGAGCACACTTCTGAGCGATCTACAACAAGTTTGCAGGAATCAGGTGCTAACCAGCAGATCGATGGCATGCGGGTTGGCGAGGGTATTCTTCAAGCCGCGCGCACCTTTGTTCAGGCGGATTCAGCTGCACATGCGGATGGTCATGACTGGTCCCATATCGAGCGGGTCACTGCATTGGCGGTAGAGATTGCGCATCGGATGGGAGCAGATCCATTTATCGTTGAGCTCGCGGCGTTACTACATGATGTGCCTGATGAGAAGCTGAATGAAAGCTTGGAGGCCGGCATGGCGAAGCTCCATTCATGGCTAGATACACAGCCTCTTGAGGCGAGCAAACGCGAGACAGTTGTGAATATTATCAGTACGATCTCTTACGCAGGCGGACAACGTCCTGAAGTCTCCAGCTTAGAGGCTCAGGTTGTGCAGGATGCAGATCGTCTCGATGCGCTAGGAGCGATCGGGATCGCCCGTGCTTTCTCATTTGGCGGTTCCAGAGGACGGGAGATGTACAATCCTGCAATTTCTCCTCGGGAACAGATGACCCGTGAGGAATATCGTAATGGGCGCAGCACAACGATTAACCATTTTTACGAGAAACTGTTTAAGCTGAAGGATCTTATGAATACATCATATGGTAAAGAGCTCGCGGAGGAACGACATGCTTATATGGTTCAATTCGTTCAACAGTTCAAGCGTGAATGGGAAGGAACCGATAAAGACAACGTATAA
- a CDS encoding aromatic acid exporter family protein, translating into MSFGARVLKTGIAVTLALYLSMFLNPQSPVPAAIAAIFAMQPSIYRSWKYFLDQLQTTTLGAIVALLGGMMLSNEPIAVGLIIVLVIMICLKLNMGETVGLTLVTVVSIMEASGDWHFALNRFLLTLIGIVSAFLINITVFPPKPKVQFVKQIQNVFNSMSLLLRTSISDEIKEAVFRDEKSNLGGSIKSLSDKYNLFEEEQKKMKRSKFSQTRQMVVYKQMLLSLQKGYEVLDSVERHYFQAQRSPELDRFFDTHLERLIKFHEHALLKFEDKLKPNGEEAEQFILDNDHFMEQAITEFDVDQNGMLRLSIVAAAIYDYGYQLERLNRLADHVHSGSDDKDSQDHILNWIKWP; encoded by the coding sequence GTGTCGTTCGGAGCACGAGTGCTTAAGACAGGGATTGCGGTAACGCTTGCTCTGTACCTCAGTATGTTTCTTAACCCGCAGTCGCCTGTGCCGGCTGCGATCGCGGCGATTTTTGCCATGCAGCCATCCATTTATCGTTCATGGAAATACTTCTTGGATCAGTTGCAGACAACAACACTTGGTGCCATTGTTGCACTACTCGGCGGTATGATGCTGTCCAATGAACCCATCGCGGTTGGATTGATTATTGTGCTCGTCATCATGATCTGTCTTAAGCTGAATATGGGTGAGACCGTAGGTCTGACACTCGTTACCGTGGTTTCCATTATGGAAGCTTCGGGAGATTGGCATTTTGCACTGAATCGGTTTCTCTTAACGCTTATTGGTATTGTGTCAGCCTTCCTTATTAACATTACAGTCTTTCCTCCCAAGCCGAAGGTGCAGTTTGTGAAACAAATTCAGAATGTATTTAACAGTATGTCACTCTTGCTAAGAACGTCCATCTCAGATGAGATTAAGGAAGCCGTATTCCGGGACGAGAAGAGCAACCTGGGTGGCTCCATTAAATCCCTGTCTGATAAGTACAATTTGTTTGAAGAAGAACAGAAGAAGATGAAACGCTCCAAGTTCAGCCAGACCCGCCAAATGGTTGTGTATAAGCAGATGTTACTGAGTCTGCAAAAGGGTTATGAAGTATTGGACTCTGTTGAACGTCACTACTTCCAAGCACAGCGAAGCCCTGAATTGGATCGTTTCTTCGATACTCACTTGGAGAGATTGATTAAATTTCACGAGCACGCACTTCTCAAGTTCGAAGATAAGCTGAAGCCCAATGGTGAGGAGGCAGAGCAGTTTATTTTGGACAATGATCATTTCATGGAGCAAGCGATCACGGAGTTTGATGTTGACCAGAACGGCATGCTTCGACTGTCCATTGTTGCTGCGGCGATCTATGATTATGGCTACCAACTGGAGCGACTCAATCGCCTTGCTGATCATGTACACAGTGGGAGCGATGATAAGGACTCACAGGATCATATCCTGAATTGGATTAAGTGGCCTTAA
- a CDS encoding pyridoxamine 5'-phosphate oxidase family protein has product MTSTITELNPKLMRWFDGQHLQDKKHEAMQLLTVSEDAWPHQAMISVGELVAISPTILRLALWSGTQTSKNMERTGKATLIAIVDHQLLTIRLALRTLPPIAESVHPRDRYEGEITSIRVDHAPYADITSGITYQLKDEPGTLKRWEETIAELRF; this is encoded by the coding sequence ATGACTTCAACAATAACAGAGCTTAACCCTAAGTTAATGCGGTGGTTTGACGGACAGCATTTACAGGACAAAAAACACGAAGCCATGCAACTACTAACCGTTTCGGAAGATGCATGGCCACATCAAGCTATGATTAGTGTGGGCGAACTGGTTGCGATAAGTCCAACAATCTTAAGACTTGCATTGTGGTCTGGCACACAGACAAGCAAGAATATGGAGCGAACGGGTAAGGCTACTTTGATCGCGATTGTAGATCACCAATTGTTAACCATTCGGCTTGCATTACGCACTCTTCCTCCCATAGCTGAGTCTGTTCATCCAAGGGATCGTTACGAAGGTGAAATTACGAGTATTCGTGTAGATCATGCGCCTTACGCCGACATCACCTCTGGGATTACCTATCAATTGAAGGACGAGCCTGGCACATTAAAGCGTTGGGAAGAGACGATTGCAGAGTTGCGATTTTAG